One Hordeum vulgare subsp. vulgare chromosome 4H, MorexV3_pseudomolecules_assembly, whole genome shotgun sequence DNA window includes the following coding sequences:
- the LOC123449328 gene encoding uncharacterized protein LOC123449328: MSQFHHTQHGGDGDFQMWQQQMMYKQLQEFQRQQNAQQIDHGGRMQPSFGQFQAPARAAPADQLPVISNEMPNNEATAYVWPQNFASGDPRLPSNSQMANTGSNTNWEQYGGAPAMGNFMNGSVFPNTQSQPMRPMGLATQQMNQSFYQIPATSRGGSVNQYPQFLGIPADLQNAMTRAGTHQPEKVSRPFSSLMDEPSPQEKGASSSMQNFRGKGGFLSNSPLRSQGDNNKAGSPVPVNHLRHGFQLQDFHGRPNQPQAGLQEKSTMQAAPASGGASLDPTEEKFLFGDDEDSNWGALLKGDNDHGNSLDNDNFGGALPSLQSGSWSALMQETLQSSTSKDNPKEEWSGLSLQKTQTVANNSTLPARDQSKLAALSGGLQNARPSSASSYGDGTMNNPDFTSFQHATRSAYEQRDKTQHESPRATVTNHQSTAEASNGYIQQSLKQKQSDEYGRQEQVHLSNGNWAQQKSETPRNNSHSTGAPSSTHAFWMSQQNTVDHNTNQESSNSQNDWKSNSPLGQDISSTQNVFNSDGNFWKSSGGNANSVHRLQQMKPDISTSQMQKDNSDGKVVSMMGSSMPTMNPNQHQMVMGRTGEHGGINHNIGRRGSETSESLRRSAEPRPNDCNQEYQNAIHMDRPGNILNHGQHVNSDHAARRHPFFAAKESQNLGQSGQQAGGPYMLQNHAMDNTGVNIRHSPGNPVLNNQFPTQSLQGQNNLKPRFVTNSQIAANMASVNEKMLVGDEQFKSRHGVTNSSSASPFGVSDAVLSQNRAVQNSQHMLQLLHKVDNSTDSNALTDMANSPLDNAANSQQQFNQSSLQGFGLRLAPPSQRHPTSDHLWSSHTNADGKQPEHSARGEHQAQLPSSATQYSSPAHQSSQPTPTPFHSSEMGGTGQPAAHFSQLSSGQQYPVPDARPGSVPMPQQGSTATVFKNVWTNISAQRQAGIQSNKITPNILQSMMFSNNAPDSNLWGSQKAEDQGQKASTPPDVATSSANSHNQETKQAVDSDAGLASSEMANFDSTGAPVHRGNQTPQKHSSDGNFAIPASSLAQLRQQGIMNPRQGENPAANFQVMNTSHNSGTNTSGIGLHGNPTPSSLQQTNFALLHQMQAMGHVDVDPGNKTGKILKPNEISSDASQGDWKSAQRFAHGANNSLRSSIDNIGSTSVQGSFPSDMKMLSFAPRNNEERNTSIASQIPSREVPSHGMAVRNDHQSQVQSLGTNASSSLIERSERPGINPQMAPSWFEHYGNQRNGQNHSVFNAQKNPTPPYNVPKAWCMENNSLEDRADAGQAARPLVPSNMKAALVTRPKKRKFTERALVSWHKISEGTQKLRKTSTNEMDWAWAANRLIKKSEDDPESLEDAPVTYLPRKRLIMTTKLIQEVFSAIPPRVLRAQAVSAYESATYNIAMVTLGDTCIISSDNSRALADNENNPSEQRTSAKQMEDKLSKVVEVFVGRIRKMENDYLSLSKRASMLDVHLECQDLERISIVNRLGRFHGRNHAAGVEASSGSQMVSRRIFPDRHVMSFSVPGNLPEEVHCLAL; this comes from the exons ATGTCACAATTTCACCACACACAGCATGGGGGTGATGGTGATTTTCAGATGTGGCAACAACAGATGATGTACAAGCAATTGCAGGAGTTCCAGAGACAGCAAAATGCCCAGCAGATTGATCATGGAGGCAGGATGCAGCCCTCTTTTGGACAGTTTCAAGCTCCAGCAAGAGCAGCACCTGCTGATCAATTGCCGGTGATATCAAATGAAATGCCAAACAACGAGGCCACGGCTTATGTGTGGCCACAAAATTTTGCTAGTGGTGACCCAAGGTTGCCAAGCAACTCACAAATGGCGAATACAGGTAGTAACACAAACTGGGAGCAGTATGGTGGTGCTCCTGCCATGGGCAATTTCATGAATGGTTCGGTATTTCCAAATACTCAAAGTCAACCGATGCGACCAATGGGGTTAGCTACACAGCAAATGAACCAGTCGTTCTATCAAATACCTGCTACCAGCAGAGGCGGGTCTGTTAACCAGTACCCCCAGTTCTTAGGGATCCCAGCTGATCTCCAGAATGCAATGACAAGGGCAGGTACACATCAGCCTGAAAAGGTATCAAGGCCATTTAGCTCGTTAATGGACGAACCTAGTCCGCAGGAGAAAGGTGCCTCCAGTTCTATGCAGAATTTTCGAGGAAAGGGAGGCTTCTTAAGCAATAGTCCCTTACGAAGTCAAGGTGATAATAACAAGGCAGGTAGCCCTGTTCCAGTGAATCATCTACGACATGGTTTTCAACTCCAAGATTTTCATGGTAGGCCAAACCAACCCCAAGCGGGCCTgcaagagaaatcaacaatgcagGCAGCGCCAGCAAGTGGTGGCGCTAGCCTTGACCCTACTGAGGAGAAGTTCTTGTTTGGGGATGATGAGGATAGCAACTGGGGAGCTTTGTTGAAGGGAGACAATGATCATGGTAATTCTTTGGATAATGATAACTTTGGTGGTGCTTTGCCATCTCTACAGAGTGGGAGCTGGAGTGCTCTTATGCAGGAAACGTTACAGTCTTCAACCAGTAAAGATAATCCCAAGGAAGAATGGAGTGGCCTCAGTTTGCAGAAAACACAGACAGTTGCCAATAACTCAACTTTACCAGCTCGTGATCAGAGTAAGCTTGCTGCATTAAGCGGTGGACTACAGAATGCACGACCCTCGTCAGCATCTAGCTATGGTGATGGAACAATGAATAATCCAGATTTTACCAGTTTTCAGCATGCTACAAGAAGTGCGTACGAGCAAAGAGACAAAACACAGCATGAGTCTCCTCGTGCTACTGTTACCAATCATCAGTCAACTGCAGAAGCCAGTAATGGGTATATCCAGCAGAGCTTGAAGCAAAAGCAGTCTGATGAATATGGGAGACAAGAACAGGTGCACTTGTCAAATGGCAATTGGGCTCAGCAGAAATCTGAAACGCCAAGAAATAACTCACACTCAACTGGTGCACCATCAAGCACACATGCATTTTGGATGTCACAACAAAACACTGTTGATCATAATACCAACCAGGAGTCGAGCAATAGCCAGAATGACTGGAAAAGCAACAGCCCCCTTGGACAAGACATCAGCAGTACTCAAAATGTCTTTAATAGTGATGGAAACTTCTGGAAGTCAAGTGGAGGTAATGCAAATTCAGTCCACAGGCTTCAGCAGATGAAGCCTGATATAAGCACATCGCAAATGCAGAAGGACAATTCTGATGGTAAAGTTGTTAGTATGATGGGCTCAAGCATGCCAACAATGAACCCGAACCAGCATCAGATGGTTATGGGTCGAACTGGTGAGCATGGTGGGATAAACCATAACATCGGACGCAGGGGTTCAGAAACCTCAGAATCTTTAAGAAGAAGTGCTGAGCCAAGACCAAATGACTGCAACCAGGAGTACCAAAATGCAATACATATGGATAGGCCAGGAAACATTTTAAATCATGGGCAGCATGTGAACAGTGACCATGCTGCCAGGAGGCATCCTTTCTTTGCTGCAAAAGAATCCCAAAATCTGGGTCAATCAGGTCAGCAAGCAGGGGGACCTTACATGTTGCAGAACCATGCTATGGACAACACAGGGGTAAACATTAGGCATTCTCCGGGTAATCCAGTTTTGAACAATCAGTTTCCCACTCAGTCACTTCAGGGACAAAATAACCTGAAGCCACGATTTGTCACCAACTCTCAAATTGCTGCCAATATGGCTTCAGTTAATGAG AAAATGCTGGTTGGGGATGAACAATTTAAATCTCGACATGGTGTCACTAACAGTTCCAGTGCATCACCCTTTGGAGTATCTGATGCCGTCCTGTCTCAGAACAGAGCAGTTCAGAACAG TCAACATATGCTGCAACTTCTTCATAAGGTGGACAACTCAACAGATAGCAATGCACTCACTGACATGGCCAACAGTCCTCTCGATAATGCTGCTAATAGTCAGCAACAATTTAATCAATCTTCTTTGCAAGGATTTGGATTAAGACTAGCACCACCGTCCCAGCGACATCCAACTTCAGATCATTTATGGTCCAGTCACACTAATGCTGATGGCAAGCAACCCGAACACTCAGCAAGGGGAGAACACCAGGCCCAGCTACCTTCCAGTGCCACCCAGTATTCGTCACCTGCTCATCAAAGCTCACAGCCAACGCCAACACCATTTCATTCTTCGGAAATGGGTGGTACTGGACAACCAGCTGCACATTTCTCCCAGTTAAGTTCCGGGCAGCAATATCCTGTGCCAGACGCAAGACCAGGTTCTGTACCCATGCCTCAGCAAGGCAGCACAGCAACAGTATTCAAGAATGTATGGACAAACATATCGGCACAGCGTCAAGCTGGTATCCAATCTAACAAGATTACACCCAATATTCTCCAGTCTATGATGTTTTCCAACAACGCACCAGATTCCAACTTATGGGGTTCGCAAAAGGCAGAAGACCAAGGACAGAAGGCTTCAACACCACCTGATGTGGCCACAAGTTCTGCCAATTCACATAATCAAGAGACAAAACAAGCTGTGGACAGCGATGCAGGTTTAGCCTCTTCTGAGATGGCAAATTTTGATTCGACTGGAGCTCCTGTACACAGAGGGAATCAAACCCCGCAGAAGCATTCTTCAGACGGGAACTTTGCAATTCCTGCTTCATCCTTGGCACAATTGCGTCAGCAAGGTATCATGAACCCTAGACAGGGTGAGAACCCTGCAGCTAACTTTCAGGTTATGAATACTTCTCACAACAGTGGTACTAACACGAGTGGTATTGGGTTACATGGAAACCCAACACCTTCAAGCCTCCAGCAGACAAATTTCGCTCTTCTGCATCAAATGCAAGCAATGGGTCATGTGGATGTTGATCCAGGCAATAAAACTGGAAAGATACTTAAACCAAATGAGATTAGTTCTGATGCGTCGCAAGGTGACTGGAAGTCTGCTCAGAGGTTTGCACATGGAGCCAATAACTCACTCAGGTCGTCCATAGATAACATTGGCAGTACTAGTGTCCAAGGGTCATTCCCTTcagatatgaaaatgctaagCTTTGCTCCAAGGAACAATGAGGAGAGAAATACAAGCATAGCTTCTCAGATCCCTTCTAGGGAAGTTCCCTCTCATGGTATGGCCGTGCGTAATGATCATCAAAGTCAAGTTCAGTCTCTTGGGacaaatgcatcatcaagtttgattGAAAGAAGTGAGAGACCTGGGATAAACCCTCAAATGGCACCCTCTTGGTTTGAACATTATGGAAATCAAAGAAATGGTCAGAATCATTCAGTGTTTAATGCTCAGAAGAACCCAACTCCACCGTATAATGTTCCAAAAGCTTGGTGCATGGAAAATAACTCCCTTGAGGATAGAGCTGATGCAGGCCAAGCTGCCAGGCCTTTGGTGCCTAGCAATATGAAGGCAGCTTTGGTGACAAGGCCAAAGAAGCGCAAATTTACAGAACGTGCTCTTGTTTCTTGGCATAAAATCAGTGAAGGCACTCAAAAGTTGAGAAAGACAAG CACGAATGAGATGGATTGGGCTTGGGCAGCTAATAGATTAATTAAGAAG TCTGAGGATGATCCAGAAAGTCTGGAAGATGCCCCGGTAACTTATTTACCACGCAAAAGGCTAATTATGACCACAAAGTTGATTCAGGAAGTTTTCTCTGCTATACCACCAAGAGTTCTGAGAGCACAAGCTGTATCAGCTTATGAAAGTGCTACATACAATATCGCAATGGTCACGCTAGGAGATACATGCATCATCTCATCAGATAACTCTCGGGCTCTTGCAGATAATGAAAATAA CCCATCTGAACAAAGAACAAGTGCCAAGCAAATGGAAGACAAGTTATCAAAGGTCGTGGAAGTCTTTGTTGGAAGAATCAGGAAAATGGAAAACGACTATCTGAG CTTGAGCAAGAGAGCTTCAATGCTAGATGTGCATCTGGAGTGCCAGGATTTGGAAAGGATTTCAATCGTAAATCGTCTGGGAAGATTCCATGGCCGTAACCATGCAGCTGGTGTCGAGGCCTCGTCTGGCTCACAAATGGTTTCTCGCAGAATTTTCCCTGATAGACATGTCATGTCTTTCTCCGTGCCAGGAAATCTTCCCGAAGAGGTGCACTGTTTGGCACTCTAG